Part of the bacterium genome, AATCGTGGCGGTGGGCGCGCAACGCGTGGTGAACGAATTGGGTTTCACCGGACAAGGCGTGCTGGTGGGCAATTGCGACACCGGAGTGGACGGTACTCATCCGGCGCTGGCCTCGCGTTGGCGGGGATTGCATGCCCCGTGGTATCACTGCTGGATGGACAATCTGGGGACGAACACGACCTTCCCCAACGATCAGCACTATCACGGCACGCACGTGATGGGAACGATCACCGGTCTGGCGATTTCGGGCAGTGACAGCACGTGGATCGGCTGCGCGCCGCGTGCCGAGTGGATCGCCAACAATGCGATCAATCAAAGCGTGAACCCGGATTTCGACAACGACATCATCCTCACTTTCGAGTGGTTCACCAATCCCGACAGCAACATCGCCACCATGGACGACGTGCCCGACGTTGTGCAGAACTCGTGGGGTGTGAATACCAGCTTGGGTTATGTGCAATGCTATGATTTTTGGAATTCGGTCATTCTGAACTGCGAGGCGGCGGGCGTGGTGGTGACGTGGAGCGCGGGCAACGAGAGCACGAGCGGCCTCCGCAGCCCGGCAATTTATTCGATCAACGAGACGCAGATCTTCTCGGTGGGTGCGGTGGACGCGACCAACTACAGCGCGCCCTATCCGATCGCCTCGTTTTCCAGCCGGGGTCCCACGCCCTGTACGCCGTATGTGCCCAATGACATCAAACCGGAAATTTCTGCTCCCGGCTATCAGGTGTGGTCGGCGCAGCCCGGCGGCGGATACCAGAATTTGAATGGGACGTCTATGTCCGGACCGCATGTGGCCGGAGTCGTAGCGCTGATGCGTGAGGCTTGTCCGGATTGCGATCCGCAGACCATCAAGGAAGCGCTGATCGCCACCGCCATTCGTGACGGCTACGTCACGCCTCCCGCCACCGAGAACAACACCTTCGGTAACGGCTTCATTGACGCCTACAACGCCGTGCTGATGGTGTCCACGGACCACGGCCGCGTGATGGGCACGGTTCGCGACGCCGTAACACTTGCTCCACTTCCCGCCGACGTGGAAGTCGTGGGCGGTCCGCAGCGAACCACCGCTTCACCGACCGGCGCGTATTCGCTGCTGCTTCCCAGCGATTCCACCTACACCCTGCGTTTCTCCTATTACGGATATTTCTCCGATGAGGCGGTGGTGGCGGTACTCACCGACGATACGACCGAACAGGATATGAACCTGAGTCCCCGTCCGATCGTCACGGCCTTCTTCGAGGATTTCGAGAGTGGAGCCGCCGGGTGGACACATGACAGTCCCTCTGGCTGGGGCGATCAGTGGCACGTTTCCACCGAACGTTCCTACAGCGCCACGCATTCCTACAAATGCGGCGATACCGGAACCGGTTCCTATGCCAATCTCCTCGATGCTCGTTTGACCTCGCCGGTTATCGCGAACCTTCCCAGCGAAGCGCGGCTGAGTTTCTACTACCAGATCGAAGCCGAGAGGTCGTCCTACTATTCCGACTCGGCCTATGACGGTGGAATCATCGAGCTGTCCGTGGATGGTGGTGCATTTGCCAGAGTAGCGCCGCTTGCTCCCGGGTACTCTCATATTTTCCGCCGTACCTCGGGCGGCGGGAATCCGTTTACCGGTCCCATGCCGGGTCAGCCCTGTTTCTCCGATACGGTGGACGTCTGGACGGAGGTGGCGGTAGATCTGTCAACCTACGAAGGTCAGGATGTACAACTCCGCTTCCGCTTCGGGTCGGATCAATCGGCGGCCCGCGAAGGCTGGTACGTGGACGATGTGATGGTGAGCGGTTTCGGAACGGGTGTTCCGGAAGTTCCCACGGGTCTGGTCATCTATGCTTCCGGTGACGACCTCATCTTCCGGTGGAACGCCGACGACAACATCGGCTATCGCATCTACAGCGATACTGATCCGGCCGGCAGCTTTTCCACACTGGAAAGCCAGACCACCGCCACCGGCGATACGCTGTTCGGAGCGGCAGCCTCGGCCGACTTGAGGTTCTA contains:
- a CDS encoding S8 family serine peptidase, whose product is MNVPLRVFCLTVAFLLATVALAAEFSPALEAELAGKKDGDFVSAIVILESPIDIRALDQKLHVERASRVERYRTVVEALHYNAETTQPRFRAEFDQAMTAGRIKGYTPHWIENLFVISATKEFIESFRVRGDVQYVTENFRAELIEPVPSERADDPRGGRRSLDNLTIPPGIVAVGAQRVVNELGFTGQGVLVGNCDTGVDGTHPALASRWRGLHAPWYHCWMDNLGTNTTFPNDQHYHGTHVMGTITGLAISGSDSTWIGCAPRAEWIANNAINQSVNPDFDNDIILTFEWFTNPDSNIATMDDVPDVVQNSWGVNTSLGYVQCYDFWNSVILNCEAAGVVVTWSAGNESTSGLRSPAIYSINETQIFSVGAVDATNYSAPYPIASFSSRGPTPCTPYVPNDIKPEISAPGYQVWSAQPGGGYQNLNGTSMSGPHVAGVVALMREACPDCDPQTIKEALIATAIRDGYVTPPATENNTFGNGFIDAYNAVLMVSTDHGRVMGTVRDAVTLAPLPADVEVVGGPQRTTASPTGAYSLLLPSDSTYTLRFSYYGYFSDEAVVAVLTDDTTEQDMNLSPRPIVTAFFEDFESGAAGWTHDSPSGWGDQWHVSTERSYSATHSYKCGDTGTGSYANLLDARLTSPVIANLPSEARLSFYYQIEAERSSYYSDSAYDGGIIELSVDGGAFARVAPLAPGYSHIFRRTSGGGNPFTGPMPGQPCFSDTVDVWTEVAVDLSTYEGQDVQLRFRFGSDQSAAREGWYVDDVMVSGFGTGVPEVPTGLVIYASGDDLIFRWNADDNIGYRIYSDTDPAGSFSTLESQTTATGDTLFGAAASADLRFYFVRGWDGQ